One segment of Mycolicibacterium neworleansense DNA contains the following:
- a CDS encoding limonene-1,2-epoxide hydrolase family protein, with amino-acid sequence MTAEEIVRAEIAAWGSNDVEEVMSHFADDATFDIGPDWPKLTGRDAIHEMMKVFFAGGKCVDLEILHLAVDGDVVLMERRDHWIVDGKQMSWPVMGAYEVRDAKITAWREYFYPPKES; translated from the coding sequence ATGACCGCTGAGGAGATCGTGCGCGCCGAGATCGCCGCGTGGGGGAGCAACGACGTCGAGGAGGTCATGAGCCACTTCGCCGACGACGCCACCTTCGACATCGGGCCCGACTGGCCGAAGCTGACCGGGCGCGACGCGATCCACGAGATGATGAAGGTGTTCTTCGCCGGCGGGAAATGCGTGGACCTCGAAATTCTGCATCTCGCCGTGGACGGGGATGTCGTGTTGATGGAACGGCGCGATCACTGGATCGTGGACGGCAAGCAGATGAGCTGGCCGGTCATGGGCGCTTACGAGGTGCGGGACGCGAAGATCACGGCGTGGCGGGAGTACTTCTACCCGCCGAAGGAGTCCTGA
- a CDS encoding NADPH:quinone oxidoreductase family protein, whose product MRAAVCPQHGPPDVVRLEDVPAPPLESGQVRVQVGAAAVNFPDVLLVADKYQIHVPVPFIPGSEFAGVVTEVAADTDGFAVGDRVTGTGLFGAFAEQVCVPATGLARIPGGVDDGAAAAFGVAHRTAYHTLRSVARIQPGDDVIVLGAGGGVGLAAVQLATALGARVTAVASSDEKLSTAAQYGAVSLIKHARADLRAALRDALPDGADAVLDPVGGDLSEPALRTLRRGGRFVTIGYASGIIPRIPLNLVLVKGIQILGFQFQDVAADEFSRNEAELRDLLATGTVRPHIGAVYPLDQAAAALQEVAAGKAVGKVVIELRTPSAGRSTPATP is encoded by the coding sequence GTGAGGGCCGCGGTCTGCCCGCAGCACGGGCCTCCGGATGTCGTTCGCCTCGAAGACGTCCCCGCTCCCCCGCTGGAGTCCGGCCAGGTACGGGTCCAGGTCGGCGCGGCCGCGGTGAACTTCCCCGATGTGCTGCTGGTCGCCGACAAGTACCAGATCCACGTACCGGTGCCGTTCATCCCGGGTAGTGAGTTCGCCGGGGTGGTCACCGAGGTCGCGGCTGACACTGACGGTTTCGCCGTCGGCGACCGGGTGACCGGCACCGGATTGTTCGGTGCGTTCGCCGAGCAGGTGTGTGTTCCGGCGACCGGGCTGGCCCGGATTCCCGGCGGTGTGGACGACGGCGCCGCGGCGGCCTTCGGGGTGGCTCACCGCACCGCGTATCACACGTTGCGCTCGGTGGCCCGGATCCAACCGGGCGACGACGTGATCGTGCTGGGCGCCGGCGGCGGCGTGGGTCTGGCTGCTGTACAGCTCGCAACCGCCCTCGGCGCGCGGGTCACGGCGGTGGCCTCGTCGGACGAAAAGCTCTCCACTGCAGCGCAATACGGTGCGGTCTCGCTCATCAAGCACGCGCGCGCAGACCTACGCGCCGCGCTGCGCGACGCCCTGCCCGACGGTGCGGATGCGGTCCTCGATCCGGTCGGCGGCGACCTGTCCGAGCCGGCATTGCGGACACTGCGCCGCGGCGGCCGGTTCGTGACGATCGGCTACGCCTCCGGCATCATCCCCCGCATCCCACTGAACCTGGTTCTGGTCAAGGGGATTCAGATCCTTGGTTTTCAGTTCCAGGACGTCGCCGCGGACGAGTTCAGCCGCAACGAAGCCGAACTGCGGGACTTATTGGCGACCGGCACCGTCCGTCCACACATCGGTGCGGTCTATCCACTGGACCAAGCCGCCGCGGCGCTACAGGAGGTGGCGGCGGGGAAGGCCGTGGGCAAGGTGGTGATCGAGCTCAGGACTCCTTCGGCGGGTAGAAGTACTCCCGCCACGCCGTGA
- a CDS encoding phosphotransferase family protein — MHGLDTARLADWMDNAGLPGKGEPLEARFLSGGTQNVIYEIRRGDHTCVLRMPPAGAPPDRDKGILREWRIIEALDGTDVPHTAAIGVCADPDVLGRPFYLMGFVDGWSPMDTHGRWPEPFNTDMSTRPALSYQLAEGIALLSKVDWQAKGLADLGRPDGFHERQVDRWIGFLDRIKNRDLPDLDVATDWLRAHKPLDFIPGLMHGDYQFANVMYRHGAPATMAAIVDWEMGTVGDPKLDLAWMVQSWPSDPDNPEPSEMGYVDMRGMPSRDDVVAHYAKVSGRQVDDLDYYLVLAKWKLAIVLEQGFQRAGDDEKLLAFGPVVTELMRSAAELAESTDYR, encoded by the coding sequence ATGCACGGTCTCGACACTGCGCGACTTGCCGATTGGATGGACAACGCGGGCCTGCCCGGCAAGGGCGAACCACTGGAGGCCCGCTTCCTGTCCGGGGGCACCCAGAATGTCATCTACGAGATCCGCCGTGGCGACCACACCTGCGTCCTGCGCATGCCTCCGGCCGGGGCGCCGCCGGACCGGGACAAGGGCATCCTGCGGGAGTGGCGCATCATCGAGGCGCTCGACGGTACCGATGTCCCGCACACCGCGGCGATCGGAGTGTGCGCGGATCCGGACGTGCTGGGCCGGCCCTTCTATCTGATGGGTTTCGTCGACGGCTGGTCTCCGATGGACACCCACGGCCGTTGGCCCGAGCCTTTCAACACCGACATGAGTACCCGCCCGGCGCTGAGTTATCAGCTGGCCGAGGGTATTGCACTGCTGTCGAAGGTGGATTGGCAGGCCAAGGGGCTGGCCGATCTCGGTCGGCCCGACGGTTTCCACGAACGCCAGGTCGACCGCTGGATCGGGTTCCTCGACCGGATCAAGAACCGTGATCTGCCGGATCTCGACGTCGCCACCGACTGGCTGCGCGCGCACAAGCCACTCGACTTCATCCCCGGCCTGATGCACGGCGACTACCAGTTCGCCAATGTCATGTACCGCCACGGCGCCCCGGCCACGATGGCCGCCATCGTGGACTGGGAGATGGGGACCGTCGGCGACCCGAAGTTGGACCTGGCCTGGATGGTGCAGAGTTGGCCCTCCGATCCCGACAACCCGGAGCCGTCGGAGATGGGTTATGTCGACATGCGCGGAATGCCTTCGCGTGACGACGTCGTCGCGCACTACGCGAAGGTCTCCGGACGCCAGGTCGACGATCTGGACTACTACCTGGTGCTGGCGAAATGGAAGCTGGCGATCGTCCTGGAGCAGGGTTTTCAGCGGGCCGGCGACGACGAGAAGCTGCTGGCGTTCGGACCGGTGGTCACCGAGCTGATGCGCTCTGCCGCCGAACTCGCCGAATCCACCGACTACCGGTGA
- a CDS encoding acyl-CoA dehydrogenase family protein, protein MAWDFETDPEYQELLDWADEFVTEQVEPLDLAWPHLQFTQLEGKRREAIDPLKAQVREKGLWATHLGPELGGQGYGQLKLALLNEILGRSQWAPIVFGCQAPDTGNAEIIAHYGTEEQKKQYLHPLLEGELFSCYSMTEPHAGADPTLFTTSAVRDGDDWVINGWKFFSSNAATASFLIVMVVTNPEVSAYQGMSMFLVPTDTPGVKIVRNVGLYGEADNHGSHALIHYDNVRVPAAALLGGEGQAFVIAQTRLGGGRIHHAMRTIGLAQKALDMMCERALSRETQGSRLSDKQFVQGYIADSYAQLLQFRLMVLYTAWEIDKYNDYKKVRKDIAAVKVAMPTVLHDIAWRAMQVHGALGVTNEMPFLGMVTGAAVMGLADGPTEVHKTTVARQVLRDYQPTTDTWPTEWIPRKREAAKAKFAEFLEAEVGNL, encoded by the coding sequence ATGGCGTGGGATTTCGAGACTGACCCCGAGTATCAGGAACTACTGGACTGGGCAGACGAATTCGTCACCGAACAGGTCGAGCCGCTCGACCTGGCCTGGCCCCACCTGCAGTTCACCCAGCTGGAGGGCAAGCGCAGGGAAGCGATCGACCCGCTCAAGGCGCAGGTGCGCGAAAAAGGTTTGTGGGCCACACATCTCGGTCCGGAACTGGGCGGGCAGGGCTACGGTCAGCTCAAATTGGCGCTGCTCAACGAGATCCTCGGGCGCTCACAGTGGGCTCCGATCGTGTTCGGGTGTCAGGCCCCCGACACCGGCAACGCCGAGATCATCGCGCATTACGGCACCGAGGAGCAGAAGAAGCAATATCTGCATCCGCTGCTCGAGGGTGAACTGTTCTCCTGCTACTCGATGACCGAGCCGCACGCCGGAGCGGACCCGACGCTGTTCACCACGAGCGCGGTACGCGACGGGGACGACTGGGTGATAAACGGCTGGAAGTTCTTCTCCTCCAACGCCGCAACCGCGTCGTTCCTGATCGTCATGGTGGTCACCAACCCCGAGGTCAGCGCCTATCAGGGCATGTCGATGTTCCTGGTGCCCACCGACACACCCGGCGTCAAGATCGTCCGCAATGTGGGCCTGTACGGCGAAGCGGACAATCACGGCAGCCACGCGCTGATCCACTACGACAATGTCCGGGTACCCGCCGCGGCCCTGCTTGGCGGCGAGGGGCAGGCGTTCGTGATCGCCCAGACCCGGTTGGGCGGCGGACGGATTCACCACGCGATGCGCACGATCGGCCTGGCCCAGAAGGCACTGGACATGATGTGCGAACGCGCACTGAGCCGCGAGACCCAGGGCAGCAGGCTGTCCGACAAGCAGTTCGTCCAGGGCTACATCGCCGACTCGTATGCCCAGTTGCTGCAGTTCCGGTTGATGGTGCTCTACACGGCGTGGGAGATCGACAAGTACAACGACTACAAGAAGGTCCGCAAGGACATCGCCGCGGTCAAGGTGGCGATGCCCACCGTGCTGCACGACATCGCCTGGCGGGCAATGCAGGTCCATGGCGCACTCGGCGTCACCAACGAGATGCCGTTTTTGGGCATGGTCACCGGCGCCGCGGTGATGGGGCTGGCCGACGGCCCGACCGAGGTACACAAGACCACGGTCGCCCGGCAGGTGCTGCGCGATTACCAGCCGACCACCGACACCTGGCCGACCGAGTGGATACCCCGCAAACGCGAAGCCGCCAAGGCGAAGTTCGCCGAGTTCCTGGAGGCCGAGGTGGGCAACCTGTGA
- a CDS encoding TetR/AcrR family transcriptional regulator, which yields MAKGTATDTADGSQRRASFQRARSHQTKRDLVQAAMALWRTNGYAKTTVTDICRAAGVSRALFYFYFPAKEDVLFEVGLTSTRLAQKRVKSLLVGEYDVMTVITEALRSLERSMARNPPDLIVETILEGYRHEHRILAGEIDPDAHDADMFGELFTRAKADGRLGSHVDVQHLSRLAQILVSEGVRHWAGGSFGDRSFTDVVARDIGAMITGFNHPNN from the coding sequence ATGGCCAAGGGAACCGCGACAGACACTGCTGACGGCAGTCAACGCCGCGCGTCCTTCCAGCGTGCCCGTTCGCACCAGACCAAGCGCGATCTGGTTCAGGCCGCGATGGCCCTCTGGCGTACGAACGGCTACGCCAAGACCACGGTCACCGATATCTGCCGCGCTGCGGGGGTATCCCGGGCCCTGTTCTACTTCTATTTCCCGGCCAAAGAAGACGTGCTGTTCGAAGTGGGCCTGACCTCTACCCGACTCGCGCAGAAGCGAGTGAAATCGTTACTGGTCGGCGAGTACGACGTGATGACCGTGATCACCGAGGCGCTACGCAGCCTCGAGCGGTCCATGGCGCGTAACCCACCCGACCTGATCGTCGAGACGATCCTGGAGGGATACCGGCACGAGCACCGGATCCTGGCCGGAGAGATCGATCCGGACGCGCACGACGCCGACATGTTCGGCGAGTTGTTCACCCGCGCCAAGGCCGACGGCCGGCTCGGTTCCCACGTCGACGTGCAGCACCTCTCCCGGCTGGCCCAGATCCTGGTCAGTGAAGGCGTCCGGCACTGGGCCGGCGGCAGTTTCGGCGACCGCTCGTTCACCGACGTCGTCGCACGCGACATCGGTGCGATGATCACCGGCTTCAACCACCCCAACAACTAG
- a CDS encoding cytochrome P450, which yields MAIDPTGIDFFRDERLVDDPYPFFEALRNKCPVSREDHYNVTMVTGWDEAVQVYNDEETFSSCLSVTGPFPGFPVPLEGRSAEEVTALIDKHRNELPFSDQLPTLDPPTHTDHRSLLMRLITPKRLKENEDAMWQLADEVLDSYLASGGGEFIKGFAGPFTLLVIADLLGIPAEDREAFVNGIKQNSGGGIGSTSKEALSHSPLEFLYGQFSDYISDRRANPRDDVLTGLAEATFPDGSIPDVGDVARVATNVFSAGQETTVRLLSTALKVLGEQPEIQQRLRADRSLIPNFIEEALRIESPVKGDFRLSRCPVTIGDTELDAGTTVMVLNGAANRDPRRFEDPDTFDPARKNARQHLAFGRGIHSCPGAPLARAETRVGIERLLDRTTDIRISEAKHGSDGDRRYNYIPTFILRGLTELHLEFDS from the coding sequence ATGGCGATCGACCCAACCGGTATCGATTTTTTCCGCGATGAACGATTGGTCGATGATCCGTACCCATTCTTCGAGGCGCTGCGGAACAAGTGCCCGGTGAGCCGCGAGGACCACTACAACGTCACGATGGTGACCGGCTGGGACGAAGCCGTGCAGGTCTACAACGATGAGGAGACCTTCTCGTCGTGCCTGTCGGTCACGGGTCCGTTCCCAGGGTTCCCGGTACCGCTGGAGGGGCGCAGCGCCGAAGAGGTCACCGCGCTCATCGACAAGCACCGCAATGAACTGCCGTTCAGCGATCAGCTGCCGACCCTGGATCCGCCCACCCATACCGATCACCGCTCGTTGTTGATGCGGCTCATCACGCCCAAGCGCCTCAAGGAGAACGAGGACGCGATGTGGCAGTTGGCCGACGAGGTGCTCGACAGCTACCTGGCGTCCGGCGGGGGCGAGTTCATCAAGGGCTTCGCCGGGCCCTTCACGTTGCTGGTGATCGCTGATCTGCTGGGAATCCCGGCCGAGGACCGCGAGGCGTTCGTCAACGGCATCAAGCAGAACTCCGGTGGCGGCATCGGCAGCACCAGCAAGGAGGCGCTGTCCCACAGCCCGCTGGAGTTCCTCTACGGCCAGTTCTCCGACTACATCTCGGATCGTCGGGCCAACCCGCGCGACGACGTCCTCACCGGACTGGCCGAGGCCACCTTCCCCGACGGCAGCATCCCTGACGTCGGCGATGTCGCCCGGGTGGCGACCAATGTCTTCTCGGCCGGGCAGGAGACGACGGTACGTCTGCTCAGCACCGCATTGAAGGTCCTTGGTGAACAGCCGGAGATCCAGCAGCGCCTGCGTGCCGACCGCAGCCTGATCCCGAACTTCATCGAGGAGGCGCTGCGCATCGAGAGCCCGGTCAAGGGCGACTTCCGGCTGTCGCGCTGCCCGGTGACCATCGGTGACACCGAATTGGACGCCGGCACCACGGTGATGGTGCTCAACGGCGCGGCCAACCGCGATCCGCGGCGCTTCGAGGATCCCGACACCTTCGACCCAGCCCGCAAGAACGCGCGTCAGCATCTGGCGTTCGGTCGCGGTATCCACAGCTGCCCGGGAGCTCCGTTGGCGCGGGCCGAGACCCGGGTCGGTATCGAACGATTGCTCGACCGGACCACCGACATCCGCATCTCCGAGGCCAAGCACGGCTCCGACGGCGACCGGCGCTACAACTACATCCCCACCTTCATCCTGCGCGGCCTGACCGAGCTGCACCTGGAGTTCGACAGCTGA
- a CDS encoding ferredoxin, translated as MRVRVDEDRCAGHGMCLTLCPEVFEMSDDGWAVADPEEVPEGLEDAAREAIDNCPERAISEINE; from the coding sequence ATGCGGGTCAGGGTTGACGAAGACCGCTGTGCCGGACACGGCATGTGCCTGACGCTGTGCCCGGAGGTCTTCGAGATGTCGGACGACGGTTGGGCGGTGGCCGACCCCGAAGAGGTCCCGGAGGGCCTGGAGGACGCGGCCCGTGAGGCGATAGACAACTGCCCGGAACGGGCAATCAGCGAAATCAACGAGTAG
- a CDS encoding DUF1330 domain-containing protein, translating to MASAKGYVIITEDIKDPAGMGEYAKLASKAMGGATIVAVDQKPEVIEGAWHGTQTVVLEFESVDAAREWYYSDAYQAAARVRQGAAECNGVILSGFPS from the coding sequence ATGGCATCTGCCAAGGGCTACGTGATCATCACCGAGGACATCAAGGACCCGGCCGGCATGGGTGAGTACGCCAAGCTCGCGTCGAAAGCCATGGGCGGCGCCACCATCGTGGCCGTGGATCAGAAGCCCGAGGTGATCGAGGGTGCCTGGCACGGCACGCAAACCGTGGTGCTCGAGTTCGAGTCGGTTGACGCCGCACGGGAGTGGTACTACTCCGATGCCTACCAGGCGGCCGCCAGGGTTCGCCAGGGCGCCGCGGAGTGCAACGGCGTCATCCTCTCCGGCTTCCCTTCCTGA
- a CDS encoding LLM class F420-dependent oxidoreductase: protein MRYSITYPMHTHPYHPDLVSGSGVAAMAAAAEAAGFDGFGFTDHPAPSQRWLDAGGHDALDPFVAMAFAAAHTTTLRLVPNIVVLPYRNPFVVAKSGASLDLLSGGRFTLAVGVGYLKREFAALGVSFDERAALFDEALEVIRGIWTTDDYTFEGKNFSARGITAHPRPAARPHPPIWIGGNTSAARARVAKHGDGWCPFAAPAGLAKTAGTAAMDSLDALAAGIEDLRARLSAAGRVPDGIDIVFNNFEGGSPGDDDFDADAYLAGVEKLAALGVTWLHVTLPGDSLAHALEATEKFGKTVIAA from the coding sequence GTGCGCTACAGCATCACGTATCCGATGCATACTCACCCGTACCATCCGGATCTGGTGAGTGGCAGCGGAGTTGCCGCGATGGCCGCTGCGGCCGAGGCCGCGGGGTTCGACGGCTTCGGTTTCACCGATCACCCCGCACCGTCCCAGCGCTGGCTCGATGCCGGCGGACACGACGCCCTGGACCCGTTCGTGGCCATGGCCTTCGCCGCGGCGCACACCACGACCCTGCGTCTGGTGCCCAACATCGTGGTGCTGCCGTATCGAAACCCGTTCGTGGTGGCCAAATCCGGTGCCAGCCTGGACCTGCTGTCCGGTGGCCGGTTCACGCTGGCGGTCGGGGTCGGTTATCTCAAGCGGGAATTCGCCGCGCTGGGAGTCTCCTTCGACGAGCGCGCCGCACTGTTCGACGAGGCACTCGAGGTGATCCGCGGCATCTGGACCACCGATGACTACACCTTCGAGGGCAAGAACTTCAGCGCACGCGGCATCACCGCCCACCCCCGGCCGGCGGCGCGGCCGCATCCACCGATCTGGATCGGCGGCAACACCTCTGCCGCGCGGGCCAGGGTGGCCAAACATGGAGACGGTTGGTGCCCGTTCGCCGCGCCGGCCGGTCTGGCCAAGACGGCGGGAACCGCGGCGATGGATTCACTGGACGCCTTGGCTGCCGGCATCGAGGATCTGCGGGCCCGGCTTTCCGCTGCCGGTCGAGTTCCGGACGGAATCGACATCGTCTTCAACAACTTTGAGGGTGGCAGCCCGGGCGATGACGACTTCGATGCCGACGCATATCTGGCTGGGGTGGAGAAGCTCGCCGCACTGGGGGTGACCTGGCTGCACGTCACCCTGCCCGGCGACAGCCTGGCCCATGCTCTGGAAGCCACCGAGAAGTTCGGGAAGACGGTGATCGCGGCGTAG
- a CDS encoding alpha/beta fold hydrolase, whose protein sequence is MRFVFVHGGFHAGWCWERTIDELRELGHDGIAVDLPGHGARVAEESTLANRRTAIVEVMQAGDVLVGHSGGGFDATLAADAAPELVGHIAYLAAALPREGRTYPEAMAMRSADDQLGGEFDGDVGEMLGYLHFDDDGAMTFADFDGAWRYFYHDCDEATARWAFERLGPERFGDTTVTPVSVPQFWAADLPRSFIRCTQDRSMPRWLADTVTQRLGVEQLTIDASHSPFLSRPRELAELLVHATTTTPIAALTPA, encoded by the coding sequence ATGCGGTTCGTCTTCGTACACGGTGGTTTTCATGCGGGCTGGTGCTGGGAGCGCACCATCGACGAGTTGCGGGAACTGGGTCACGACGGCATCGCCGTCGACCTGCCCGGCCACGGTGCCCGGGTAGCCGAGGAGTCCACCCTGGCCAACCGGCGGACCGCGATCGTCGAGGTGATGCAGGCCGGAGACGTGCTGGTCGGGCATTCCGGGGGCGGGTTCGACGCCACTCTGGCCGCGGATGCCGCCCCGGAACTGGTGGGCCACATCGCATATCTGGCCGCGGCACTGCCCAGAGAGGGCCGGACCTATCCCGAAGCCATGGCCATGCGTTCGGCCGATGACCAGCTGGGCGGCGAGTTCGACGGTGATGTCGGCGAGATGCTCGGCTACCTGCACTTCGACGACGATGGCGCGATGACGTTCGCCGACTTCGACGGTGCGTGGCGCTACTTCTATCACGACTGCGATGAGGCAACGGCCCGTTGGGCTTTCGAGCGCCTGGGCCCCGAGCGGTTCGGCGACACCACCGTCACCCCGGTGTCGGTGCCGCAGTTCTGGGCGGCCGATCTGCCCCGCAGCTTCATCCGTTGCACCCAGGACCGCTCGATGCCACGGTGGCTGGCCGACACGGTCACCCAACGCCTCGGGGTCGAGCAGCTGACCATCGACGCGTCGCATTCACCGTTCTTGAGCCGTCCGCGCGAGTTGGCCGAACTGTTGGTGCACGCCACCACGACGACACCGATTGCCGCGCTGACACCCGCGTAG
- a CDS encoding ferredoxin, producing MTKKVHVDFEICESNAVCMGIIPEVFDLDDQDYLHILQEDVTPENEAQVREAVRQCPRQAISIVDE from the coding sequence GTGACCAAGAAGGTTCACGTCGATTTCGAGATCTGTGAGAGCAACGCGGTCTGTATGGGGATCATCCCCGAAGTGTTCGACCTCGATGATCAGGATTACCTGCACATCCTGCAGGAGGATGTGACGCCGGAGAACGAGGCGCAGGTCCGCGAAGCGGTTCGGCAGTGCCCGCGTCAGGCCATCTCGATCGTCGACGAGTAG
- a CDS encoding cytochrome P450 has product MTKAQVIFDPFSEEFFNNPFDMYRRMRQDAPLYYNEDSDFYALTRHEDVSAALKDHEAFSSSRGCDLAMVQSDEPPQKSIIFMDPPDHRHMRSLLNKAFTPRMIQSQRDTVVEQIDHFLAKIDSDEFDVVQDFSGPFPVEVITRMAGVDPEYRQQVRHWIDTSLSREPGQIGYSEAGMQANIDTGIYYYGLVQKRRENPQDDMISRLIAAEIPGEDGQMRRLDDIEITGFATLLGGAGAETVTKLVGTAMVLFARNPEQWQKLLDDREKIPAAVEELLRFEGPVQYNVRYTLKEAHVPSGTIPAGKAVFLISAAANRDPDAFTDADTFDIERDRTEAQNLGLGYGIHSCLGAALARMESAVALEKLLDFMPRYEVKWDELQRVHMQNVAGYSHVPVRVLR; this is encoded by the coding sequence ATGACCAAGGCCCAGGTGATCTTCGATCCGTTCTCCGAGGAGTTCTTCAACAACCCGTTCGACATGTACCGCCGGATGCGCCAAGACGCACCGCTGTACTACAACGAGGACTCCGACTTCTATGCCCTGACGCGGCACGAGGACGTGTCGGCAGCATTGAAGGACCACGAGGCGTTCTCCTCGTCGCGTGGCTGCGATCTGGCCATGGTCCAGAGCGACGAGCCTCCACAGAAGTCGATCATCTTCATGGACCCGCCCGATCACCGGCACATGCGCAGCCTGCTGAACAAGGCGTTCACCCCGCGCATGATCCAGTCCCAGCGCGACACCGTCGTCGAGCAGATCGACCACTTCCTCGCGAAGATCGACTCCGACGAATTCGATGTGGTCCAAGACTTCTCGGGTCCGTTCCCCGTCGAGGTCATCACCCGGATGGCCGGCGTCGACCCGGAATACCGCCAGCAGGTCCGGCACTGGATCGACACCAGCCTCTCCCGTGAGCCGGGGCAGATCGGCTACTCCGAGGCCGGCATGCAGGCCAACATCGACACCGGCATCTATTACTACGGGCTGGTGCAGAAGCGCCGGGAGAACCCCCAGGACGACATGATCAGCCGGTTGATCGCGGCAGAGATCCCCGGCGAGGACGGCCAGATGCGCCGCCTCGACGACATCGAGATCACCGGCTTCGCCACCCTGCTCGGCGGCGCCGGTGCCGAGACTGTCACCAAGCTCGTCGGCACCGCGATGGTGCTGTTCGCCCGCAACCCCGAGCAATGGCAGAAGCTGCTCGACGACCGCGAGAAGATCCCTGCCGCCGTCGAGGAGTTGCTGCGTTTCGAGGGCCCGGTGCAGTACAACGTCCGCTACACCCTCAAGGAAGCCCACGTGCCCAGCGGCACCATTCCGGCGGGCAAGGCGGTCTTCCTGATCAGCGCCGCGGCCAACCGCGATCCCGATGCGTTCACCGATGCCGACACCTTCGACATCGAGCGTGACCGCACCGAGGCACAGAACCTGGGGCTGGGCTACGGCATCCACAGCTGTTTGGGCGCTGCGCTGGCCCGCATGGAGAGCGCCGTCGCCCTGGAGAAGCTGCTCGACTTCATGCCTCGATACGAGGTGAAATGGGATGAGCTACAACGGGTTCACATGCAGAACGTGGCGGGGTACTCGCATGTGCCGGTGAGGGTGTTGCGGTGA
- a CDS encoding NAD(P)-dependent oxidoreductase yields the protein MRVGFIGAGRMGAPMVRRLTEAGHQVRALGRDEEKRAAVAELGAQPVDSPGAAVADADVTIVCVFTDEQVRALCPDLIEEMPEGAVLVLHTTGSPRTAEALAERGAARGIAVIDAPVSGGPHDIAAGTVTVFAGGDADAVARAREVLTAYADPVLHVGPVGAGQRVKLVNNALFAAQIGAVAEGVRLGDRLGIDETTLLTALTHGSAASRALGGIAATGSADAFIARVGEFIGKDVAVVRGTVSELDSDLGLLEGLLDAALK from the coding sequence ATGCGCGTCGGTTTCATCGGGGCCGGCCGGATGGGCGCTCCGATGGTGCGCCGCCTGACCGAAGCAGGACATCAGGTGCGGGCGTTGGGCCGTGACGAGGAAAAGCGCGCCGCGGTGGCCGAACTGGGTGCCCAGCCGGTGGATTCGCCGGGCGCCGCCGTCGCCGATGCCGACGTGACGATCGTCTGTGTGTTCACCGACGAACAGGTCCGCGCCCTCTGCCCGGATCTGATCGAAGAGATGCCGGAAGGTGCGGTGCTCGTGCTGCACACCACCGGCAGCCCTCGCACCGCCGAGGCCCTCGCCGAGCGTGGGGCCGCACGGGGCATCGCCGTCATCGACGCTCCGGTCAGCGGCGGACCGCATGACATCGCAGCCGGGACCGTCACGGTGTTCGCCGGTGGTGACGCCGACGCGGTGGCCCGGGCCCGTGAGGTGCTGACCGCCTATGCCGATCCGGTACTGCACGTCGGCCCGGTCGGTGCCGGACAGCGGGTGAAGCTGGTGAACAACGCGTTGTTCGCCGCGCAGATCGGTGCCGTCGCCGAGGGCGTGCGGCTGGGCGACCGGCTTGGTATCGACGAGACGACGCTGCTCACCGCGCTCACCCACGGCAGCGCGGCCAGCCGTGCGCTCGGCGGTATCGCCGCCACCGGCTCGGCGGATGCGTTCATCGCGCGGGTCGGTGAATTCATCGGCAAGGACGTGGCGGTGGTGCGCGGAACGGTGTCTGAACTGGACAGCGACCTCGGTCTCCTCGAGGGCCTGCTCGACGCCGCGCTCAAGTGA